AGCATCTTCCCCTCTGCCAATTCTCTCTCTTATAAGTTCAAACCCAGCAAAAACAGCGTGTCCTTCGTTGAAATGATATATATCTATATCCTTTTTCAATGCCCTTAAAGCTCTTACTCCTCCTATTCCAAGTACCATTTCCTGAGCTATTCTTTCTTCTTCAAACCATCCATATAATTGGCCTGTTATCCATCTATCCGAATTTTCAGGAAGATCTGTATCCAGCAGATAAAGTTCTGAATTGCCAAAGCAATCCACTTTCCACACTTTACAATGTACAACTCTTCCTCTTATTTTCACATTTACCTTTATTCCCGTATCTTGAAGAAAATCATACTCATAATTATAGAAAGAATCCACTATTCTCTGCTTGTCATCTATATGCTGTTCTACATAACCTTGTTTCCATCTTATTCCTATGCCAGTTACAGGAAGATTATTTTCTTTAGCCGCTTTAAGGTAATCTCCCGCCAGTATTCCAAGTCCCCCAGCATATATTTTAAAATCAGAGTTTAATCCAAATTCCATACAAAAATAAGCAACTTTGGGGCAATCTCTACTCACTATCTTAACATCTCCTTTTTCTATTTTTATAGAAGACAAATTTAAAACTTTATTATAAATATCCAATTTAATATTAAATATTTTTTACATGCATAAATTGTAATAACTGTGATAATATTATATTTTTACACTATATAATATTTACTTTCTTATTATATGTATGATAAGCTTTATTATACATGAAAACAAAGGAAAATATTAACACAGAATCAGTACTTTTATACTATTGATTGAAAAAGATAGAAAAGGTGCTGTTGTATTAGCAATTTTAAAAATCGTTAATGCAACAGCACCTTATTTATTTTGTTGAAACTCGCTTTATTTTAAGAACTTTTTTTCATATAATTAATATAGTAAATTTAAATATAGATTTTAAGAGAATTAGCAAAGAATAATAAATCTTAATTATCACAAGGAGGCAAAAATATTGAAAGAAGAAATCGTTGAAAATTTGAGAAAAATTACAGGAGAAGATTGGGTCATCAATGATTTATCCCAAATGAAAAGTTATCTATATGACGAGACTGAATCTTTAATTCGTATTAAACCCTCAGAGGATTGTATAGTAGTTAAGCCTGGTTCACCAGAGGAAATATCCAAAATATTAAAATATGCCAATGAAACATTAACACCTGTGGTTCCAAGAGGAGGCGGCACCGGTGTATGTGGTGCCGCAGTACCTATAAAACCCAGTATAATTCTTTCTCTTGAAAGATTGAATAAAATCATTGAACTGGATGAAAAAAATTTGATGATTACTGTGGAGTCAGGAGCTACTTTAGCAGATTTACTCCAATCATTAGGTAAACAGGATAAATTATTTTTTCCTATACATCCTGGAGATGAAGGTGCACAAATTGGCGGCATGGTTATGGAAAATGCGGGAGGTACAAAAGCTGTAAAGCATGGAATCATGAGAAATCATGTAAAAGCATTGGAAGTAGTCCTCCCTACGGGAGAGATAGTTAATTTTGGTGGAAAACTCTTAAAAAACAATATGGGTTATGACTTGCTCCATATGATGATAGGAAGCGAGGGAACTCTTGGTATAGTTACAAAAGCTACTTTAAGACTTTATGCAAAAAATAATTATACGGGTACACTTTTAATTTCCTTTGATACAAGGCGGGAAGCTTGTGATGCAGTACCAAAAATACTCCAGGAAGGGATTACCCCTTTAGCTGTTGAATACATGGATAGATTTATCTCAGAAAAAGCTGCAGAACACCTTGGAACTATCTGGCCTGCCACTGAAGGCTCTGTAGACTTGATGTTCATGCTGGATGGAGCTACAGAGGACGAATTATACTCAACCAGTGAAAAAATTGTAGAGATATGCGAAAAACATAATGCAGTGGATAGTATTATAGCAGAAACCGCAAAAGAGCAAAAAAATCTTTTGGACATACGCAGCAACGCCTACACTCCTTTTAAGGAACATGTAGCAGACGGTCTTGATATGGCAGTTCCTCCGTCCTCAGTACCTGACTTTTTTGATGATATAACAACCCTTGCTGAAAAATACAATACTATAATTCCAGCTGTGGGCCACATAGCAGATGGAAATATTCACAATTTCATTATGAGCGAAAATGGCAAATTACCTTCTTATTATGAAGAATTCAAACAGGAAATGTATAAAATTGCATTAAAATACGGTGGTACAATAACTGCAGAACATGGTACTGGAAAATCACGAAAAAAATATATGCCTCTTCAGTTTACCCAAAGGGAAATTGACATTATGAGTGGAATTAAAATGGCTTTTGACCCAAATAAAATTCTTAACCCCGGTACTGTGGTAGACTAAAAAATATCATAATTCAAGTTAAAAGTTAAGAGTCATGGGACAAATCACCCATAACTCTCACTTTTTAACTTATTAACTATTCATTTTGTAAAGAATAGTTAAATTGACTATTATAAAGTTTTGAATACGCTCCTCCCTTTTTAAGAAGTTCATGGTGATTTCCCTGCTCCACAATGTCTCCATTATCCATTACCAGGATCAAATCAGCATCACGAATTGTAGACAATCTATGTGCAATAATAAAGCTGGTTCGATTTTTCATAAGATTGTTCATGGCTTTCTTTATTCTTACTTCTGTACGTGTATCTACAGAACTGGTTGCTTCATCTAAAATAAGAACCTTAGGATTTGAAAGTATTGCCCTTGCGATAGTTAAAAGTTGTTTTTGTCCCTGAGATATATTTGAAGCTTCTTCATTAAGAATCATATCATATCCACCTGGAAGAGTACGTACAAATCCATCCACATATGCTGCCTTTGCTGCAGCTTTTACTTCTTCATCCTCAGCTTGAAGTTTTCCATATCTTATATTTTCCATTATGCTTCCATTGTAAAGCCAGGTATCCTGAAGAACCATGCCAAACATAGATCTAAGATCCCCTTTAGTATAATTTCTTATATCATATCCATCCACCAGAATAACACCCTTATTTACATCATAAAAGCGCATCAAAAGTTTTACTACGGTAGTTTTTCCAGCCCCTGTAGGCCCTACAATTGCTACTTTTTGTCCTGGATTTATTCTAGCGGAAAAATCATTAATCACGATTTTATCGGAATTATATGCAAATTGAACATTCTTAAATTCAACGCTGCCTACAGCATTTTCAATTTTCACAGGATTTTGAACTTCAGGAACTTCTTCTTCCTCTTCCAAAAATTCAAATACACGCTCTGCTGAAGCAGCTGTCTGTTGAAGTATATTGGATATATTGGCAATCTGAGTAATAGGCTGGGTAAATGATCTTACATACTGTATAAAAGCCTGAATATCACCTACCTCAATGGTCTTCTTTATTGCAAGCCATCCTCCTAAAACACATACGCCTACATACCCCAGATTGCTCACAAAATTCATTACAGGCATTACTATGCTAGTTAAAAATTGAGATTTCCAGGCAGATTTATAAAGAGTATTATTAAGCTTATCAAATTTTTCAATACTGTCTTTTTCTCCATTAAAAGCTTTCATAACTATATGTCCGCCATACATTTCCTCTACATGACCATTTACATGTCCCAGATAATCCTGCTGCTCCTTAAAGTATTTTTGAGAATACTTTATTATAAACATCATAATTATCATAGACAGTGGAATTATACAAAGGGCTACCATAGTCATGAGAACACTTATACTAAGCATCATAATAAATATACCAATTACAGTGGTAACGGATGTGATAATCTGTGTAAGACTCTGGTTAAGTGTTTGGCTTAAGGTATCAACATCATTGGTGACACGAGATAATACTTCACCTTGATTTGTACCATCAAAATATTTAAGGGGTAATTTATTTATTTTTTGAGAAATTTCCTTTCTCATTTTATAACTTACCTTCATAGAAACTCCAGACATTATCCATCCCTGCATATAAGCAAATAGTGAACTTATTAAATATAATGCCCCAAGTATAACTATTATTTTCCCTATATAATTAAAATCCACTCCTGTTCCACTACCTGAAAGCTTATTCATAATCCCTTCAAATAACTTTGTTGTAGCATTGCCCAGCATCTTAGGACCTATTATAGAAAAAGATGCACTAACTGCTGCAAATATAACCACAACAACCACAGAAACTTTATATTCATTCATATACCTTATGAGATTTTTCATTGTATCTTTAAAATTATTTGCTTTCTCCCCTCCCTGGATCATTCCTCCAGGTCCTCTTGAGGTCTTTTCTATTTTTCTCTTCTCACTCATGCCAACTCCTCCTTTGAAAACTGTGACAATGCAATTTCCTTATATACATCACAATTCTCCATAAGTTCTTTATGAGTACCTGTCCCTACTATACTGCCATTGTCAAGAACTATTATTTCATCTGCATCTATAATTGTGGAAATACGCTGTGCCACAATAAGGAATGTACAGCCTGCAGTTTCTTTTTTTAGTGTTTTCCTAAGTGCAGCATCTGTTTTAAAATCAAGAGCTGAGAAACTGTCATCAAACAAATAAATTTCAGGTTTTTTAAGTAGTGCACGGGCAATAGATAATCTCTGTTTCTGCCCTCCAGATACATTTGATCCTCCCTGGGAAATTTCAGTTTTGAATCCTTCTGGTTTAGTGTTTATAAATTCCATGGCTTGAGCAATCTCTGCGGCATTTTTAATATCTTTTTCCGCTGCATTCTTGTTTGCATATTTAAGATTGGATTCAATTGTACCACTAAATAAATAACTCTTTTGAGGTACATATCCTATTTTGTCACGAAGCTCTTGCTGTGATACATCTTTTACATTTACACCATTTACAAAAATTTCTCCCTTCGTTACATCATAAAAACGCATAATCAGATTTATAAGAGTAGTTTTACCCGAACCTGTAGAACCTATAAATGCAGTAGTTTTGCCTGGCAGTGCCTTGAAACTAATATTTTTAAGTATGTCCTCTTCGGCTCCCGGATATCTAAAAGACACATTCTTAAATTCCACCACACCTTTTATGCTATCATCAAAATGTTTAGGTGTTTTGGGATCTGAAATTAAAATTTCCTTTCTAAAAACCTCATCAATACGTTGTGCTGAAACAGATGCTCTAGGTATGAGAATAAACATTACTGCAAGCATTAAAAAAGCCATGATTATCTGCATTGCATATTGCATAAAGGCCATCATATCTCCCACCTGCATACTTGCATTTGCCACCTCATGGGAACCTATCCACACGATAATCAACGTTACCCCGTTCATAATAAGCATCATAACGGGCATCATACAGGCCATTACACGATTTACAAATAGATTTGTATTGGTAACATCCTTATTTGCCCTGTCAAAGCGTTTTTCTTCAAAATCTTGAGTATTAAAAGCTCTTATTACCATCATTCCTGAAAGACTTTCACGGGTTACAAGGTTAAGTCTGTCAATAAGTTTTTGTATAATCTTAAATTTAGGAAAAGCCACTGCAAATATTATAAAAATCAACCCTAAAAGTACTATAACTGCCACTGCAATAATCCATGACATAGAACTACTTTTTTGGACAGCTCTTATTACACCTCCAATTCCCATAATAGGTGCATAAAATACCATTCTTATCATAATTACCATAAGCATTTGTATTTGTGTTATATCATTAGTACTTCTTGTTATAAGGGAAGCTGTTGAAAAATCATCAAAC
This genomic interval from Clostridium kluyveri contains the following:
- a CDS encoding ABC transporter ATP-binding protein; this encodes MIKLIKYLKPFVAMIIMAVVLLFVQAMCDLALPDYTSNIVNKGIQQGGILDAVPQAIRQSEMNKTQLLMNEEDKEEVFKSYKFIDKSSKDYEEYLKEYPNLKNEPIFVVEDIKKSEREKLNNIMGRAILRVSSIEKIKSNSENGIISFNGFKVPVNTDLFAVISSMPYNQREEIIKGIDNKISNLDDSMITQSAVSEVKAEYKALGMNTDKMQNRYIINTGMIMLLISLLGGICTIIVGFLASKTAAGLARNLRKNIFEKVEKFSNKEFDDFSTASLITRSTNDITQIQMLMVIMIRMVFYAPIMGIGGVIRAVQKSSSMSWIIAVAVIVLLGLIFIIFAVAFPKFKIIQKLIDRLNLVTRESLSGMMVIRAFNTQDFEEKRFDRANKDVTNTNLFVNRVMACMMPVMMLIMNGVTLIIVWIGSHEVANASMQVGDMMAFMQYAMQIIMAFLMLAVMFILIPRASVSAQRIDEVFRKEILISDPKTPKHFDDSIKGVVEFKNVSFRYPGAEEDILKNISFKALPGKTTAFIGSTGSGKTTLINLIMRFYDVTKGEIFVNGVNVKDVSQQELRDKIGYVPQKSYLFSGTIESNLKYANKNAAEKDIKNAAEIAQAMEFINTKPEGFKTEISQGGSNVSGGQKQRLSIARALLKKPEIYLFDDSFSALDFKTDAALRKTLKKETAGCTFLIVAQRISTIIDADEIIVLDNGSIVGTGTHKELMENCDVYKEIALSQFSKEELA
- a CDS encoding FAD-binding oxidoreductase; translated protein: MKEEIVENLRKITGEDWVINDLSQMKSYLYDETESLIRIKPSEDCIVVKPGSPEEISKILKYANETLTPVVPRGGGTGVCGAAVPIKPSIILSLERLNKIIELDEKNLMITVESGATLADLLQSLGKQDKLFFPIHPGDEGAQIGGMVMENAGGTKAVKHGIMRNHVKALEVVLPTGEIVNFGGKLLKNNMGYDLLHMMIGSEGTLGIVTKATLRLYAKNNYTGTLLISFDTRREACDAVPKILQEGITPLAVEYMDRFISEKAAEHLGTIWPATEGSVDLMFMLDGATEDELYSTSEKIVEICEKHNAVDSIIAETAKEQKNLLDIRSNAYTPFKEHVADGLDMAVPPSSVPDFFDDITTLAEKYNTIIPAVGHIADGNIHNFIMSENGKLPSYYEEFKQEMYKIALKYGGTITAEHGTGKSRKKYMPLQFTQREIDIMSGIKMAFDPNKILNPGTVVD
- a CDS encoding ABC transporter ATP-binding protein — protein: MSEKRKIEKTSRGPGGMIQGGEKANNFKDTMKNLIRYMNEYKVSVVVVVIFAAVSASFSIIGPKMLGNATTKLFEGIMNKLSGSGTGVDFNYIGKIIVILGALYLISSLFAYMQGWIMSGVSMKVSYKMRKEISQKINKLPLKYFDGTNQGEVLSRVTNDVDTLSQTLNQSLTQIITSVTTVIGIFIMMLSISVLMTMVALCIIPLSMIIMMFIIKYSQKYFKEQQDYLGHVNGHVEEMYGGHIVMKAFNGEKDSIEKFDKLNNTLYKSAWKSQFLTSIVMPVMNFVSNLGYVGVCVLGGWLAIKKTIEVGDIQAFIQYVRSFTQPITQIANISNILQQTAASAERVFEFLEEEEEVPEVQNPVKIENAVGSVEFKNVQFAYNSDKIVINDFSARINPGQKVAIVGPTGAGKTTVVKLLMRFYDVNKGVILVDGYDIRNYTKGDLRSMFGMVLQDTWLYNGSIMENIRYGKLQAEDEEVKAAAKAAYVDGFVRTLPGGYDMILNEEASNISQGQKQLLTIARAILSNPKVLILDEATSSVDTRTEVRIKKAMNNLMKNRTSFIIAHRLSTIRDADLILVMDNGDIVEQGNHHELLKKGGAYSKLYNSQFNYSLQNE